In a genomic window of Fimbriiglobus ruber:
- a CDS encoding prolyl oligopeptidase family serine peptidase — protein MIRRSRVACFVALSLIGTAAMTPAADVKTGAVQKTFKNDDGTESPYVVYVPKAYDGTTALPVILFLHGSGETKGGAKMPFDQGLMNKHYQKQEEKFPAIVVVPQSEKRTWKADSADAKRALAMLDATTKEYKTDPARVYLTGLSMGGYGTWSLAVAHPEKWAAIVPVCGGGDPKAAEKIKDIPCWCFHGDKDDAVKVEKSREMIEALKKAGGDPKYTEYAGVGHNSWDRAYDTDELYTWLFAQKKK, from the coding sequence ATGATCCGCCGCTCGCGCGTCGCGTGTTTTGTCGCCCTCTCCCTCATCGGCACCGCCGCCATGACTCCCGCCGCCGACGTCAAGACCGGGGCCGTGCAAAAGACGTTCAAGAACGACGACGGGACGGAATCGCCGTACGTCGTTTACGTCCCCAAAGCCTACGACGGAACGACAGCCCTCCCGGTCATCCTGTTCCTGCACGGGTCCGGGGAAACCAAGGGCGGCGCGAAAATGCCCTTCGACCAGGGGCTCATGAACAAGCACTACCAGAAGCAAGAAGAGAAATTCCCGGCCATCGTCGTCGTCCCGCAGTCCGAAAAGCGGACTTGGAAAGCCGACTCGGCGGACGCCAAACGGGCACTCGCCATGCTCGACGCCACGACGAAGGAATACAAGACCGACCCCGCCCGCGTTTACCTGACCGGCCTCTCGATGGGCGGGTACGGGACGTGGTCGCTGGCCGTCGCCCACCCGGAAAAATGGGCCGCGATCGTCCCCGTCTGCGGCGGCGGCGACCCGAAAGCTGCCGAGAAGATCAAGGACATCCCGTGCTGGTGCTTCCACGGCGACAAGGACGACGCGGTCAAGGTCGAGAAGTCCCGCGAGATGATCGAGGCCCTCAAGAAGGCCGGCGGGGATCCGAAGTACACCGAGTACGCCGGCGTCGGGCACAACTCGTGGGACCGCGCGTACGACACCGACGAACTGTACACCTGGCTGTTCGCCCAGAAAAAGAAGTAG
- a CDS encoding ArsI/CadI family heavy metal resistance metalloenzyme, whose translation MTPTPAPAPNRTPDHATSVIKFHASLNVSDLARSVEFYTALLGSGPAKFYADYAKFEIDSPPLILSLKPKRACAGGPLNHLGLRVVSVEHLRAIQARLRTVGARVGEQDDVKCCYARQTKLWITDPDETLWEVYVLHDDVPDWGEKDKKIKLYAAPLKAFGVRGLIRRAWNNTFRKRPESGRTPIPAETAEPAETTCRV comes from the coding sequence GTGACTCCGACTCCCGCCCCGGCCCCCAACCGGACGCCCGACCACGCGACCAGCGTGATCAAGTTCCACGCCTCCCTGAACGTGTCCGACCTGGCCCGGTCGGTCGAGTTTTACACCGCCCTGCTCGGGAGCGGGCCGGCGAAGTTCTACGCGGACTACGCCAAGTTCGAGATCGATTCCCCGCCCCTGATCCTGTCGCTCAAGCCCAAGCGGGCGTGCGCCGGCGGGCCGCTCAACCACCTCGGGCTGCGGGTCGTGTCGGTCGAACACCTGCGGGCGATCCAGGCCCGCCTGCGGACGGTCGGCGCGCGGGTCGGCGAGCAGGACGACGTGAAGTGTTGCTACGCCCGCCAGACCAAACTGTGGATCACCGACCCGGACGAAACGCTGTGGGAAGTGTACGTCCTGCACGACGACGTTCCGGACTGGGGCGAGAAGGACAAGAAGATCAAGCTGTACGCGGCCCCGCTCAAGGCGTTCGGCGTCCGCGGGCTGATCCGCCGGGCGTGGAACAACACGTTCCGGAAGCGGCCGGAGTCCGGCCGCACGCCGATCCCGGCCGAGACCGCCGAACCCGCCGAAACGACCTGCCGCGTGTGA
- a CDS encoding PmoA family protein has protein sequence MPVPRCTLLPLPDHQVSFRIDGAERFRWHFGPLYPRPFFYPLVGPASGESLTRMGHPGAPDHEHHRSVWFAHEKVSGVNFWSDVTVARVRQKQWLAYQDGDNEAILAVRLGWFDGHDPKELLEQDLFAAVIPGPDRETFVEVQTVFRPSAEMLEFGKTNFGFFAVRVAKALSVFFGGGTLTNSDGATGEPAIFGKPAAWMDYSGEQAGGHKEGITYFDHPTNPGYPSAWHVRADGWMAASVCYNGPRATTRKEPLTLRYLLHAHRGPLDAKRADEVAQAFGHRAPFELVKAPARNTAFGVRRKA, from the coding sequence ATGCCCGTCCCGCGCTGCACGCTGCTCCCACTGCCGGATCACCAGGTCAGTTTCCGGATCGACGGGGCCGAGCGGTTCCGGTGGCACTTCGGCCCGCTCTACCCGCGGCCGTTCTTTTACCCGCTCGTCGGTCCGGCGTCCGGCGAATCACTGACCCGGATGGGCCACCCCGGTGCCCCGGACCACGAACACCACCGCTCCGTCTGGTTCGCGCACGAGAAGGTCAGCGGCGTCAACTTCTGGTCCGATGTCACGGTCGCCCGCGTTCGCCAGAAACAATGGCTCGCCTATCAGGATGGCGATAACGAGGCGATTCTGGCCGTCCGGCTCGGCTGGTTCGACGGCCACGACCCCAAGGAACTGCTCGAACAGGATCTGTTCGCGGCCGTCATCCCCGGTCCGGACCGCGAGACCTTCGTCGAGGTCCAGACCGTGTTTCGCCCGTCTGCCGAGATGTTGGAATTCGGGAAAACGAACTTCGGGTTCTTCGCCGTGCGGGTGGCGAAGGCGCTCTCAGTCTTCTTCGGCGGCGGGACGCTGACCAACAGCGACGGGGCGACCGGGGAGCCGGCCATCTTCGGGAAGCCAGCCGCGTGGATGGATTACAGCGGCGAACAGGCCGGCGGACACAAGGAAGGAATCACGTACTTCGACCACCCCACGAACCCCGGCTACCCGTCGGCGTGGCACGTCCGCGCGGACGGGTGGATGGCCGCGTCGGTGTGTTACAATGGCCCCCGCGCAACGACCCGTAAGGAGCCGCTGACGCTCCGCTACCTACTGCACGCCCACCGCGGCCCACTCGACGCTAAACGTGCGGACGAGGTAGCGCAAGCCTTCGGCCACCGGGCGCCGTTCGAGCTGGTGAAAGCCCCCGCCCGGAACACCGCCTTCGGCGTCCGCCGGAAGGCTTGA
- a CDS encoding response regulator, with protein sequence MTEMIDHTPRILVVDDNEDAATTLSFLLQAAGYDVRTCFDGKAALDVASGFSPDACVLDISMPGMDGYELARRLREQATERPQSLVLATVTAYGDHAHLERATDAGFDLHFTKPADPSEVADQLGEYVRR encoded by the coding sequence ATGACCGAAATGATCGACCACACGCCACGCATTCTCGTGGTGGACGATAACGAAGACGCCGCCACCACGCTGTCGTTTCTTCTCCAGGCCGCCGGGTACGACGTCCGGACCTGCTTCGACGGGAAGGCCGCGCTCGACGTGGCCTCCGGCTTCTCGCCCGACGCGTGCGTGCTGGACATCAGTATGCCGGGCATGGACGGGTACGAACTCGCCCGCCGGCTCCGCGAGCAGGCCACCGAGCGGCCGCAGTCGCTCGTGCTGGCGACGGTCACCGCCTACGGCGACCACGCCCACCTGGAACGGGCGACGGACGCCGGGTTCGACCTGCACTTCACCAAGCCGGCCGACCCGAGCGAGGTCGCCGATCAGCTCGGCGAATACGTCCGCCGCTAG
- a CDS encoding ArsR/SmtB family transcription factor, with the protein MKKDPLQPGRCAELLAALAAPERLKIIRFLVDGPKNVTEIAEMLNVPAVNVSHHLNVLKVSDLITRKKQGRFVLYSLCPGVIKEAAAAGVPEVALNLGCCRLDLPTGSSPLPPAGS; encoded by the coding sequence GTGAAAAAAGACCCCCTGCAACCCGGCCGGTGTGCCGAACTCCTCGCGGCGTTGGCGGCACCGGAGCGACTGAAAATCATCCGGTTCCTGGTCGACGGCCCGAAAAACGTGACCGAAATCGCCGAGATGTTGAACGTCCCGGCGGTGAACGTCTCGCACCACCTCAACGTCCTGAAGGTCTCCGACTTGATTACCCGGAAAAAACAGGGCAGGTTCGTCCTGTACTCCCTCTGCCCGGGCGTCATCAAGGAGGCCGCCGCCGCGGGCGTACCGGAAGTAGCCCTCAACCTGGGCTGCTGCCGGCTCGATCTCCCGACCGGGTCGAGCCCGCTCCCGCCCGCGGGTTCGTGA
- a CDS encoding DUF3224 domain-containing protein produces the protein MANKVRGSFEVKLDPLPTYNTTEGNLLGHLSIDKQFHGELEATSKGEMLSAGTAVKGSAGYVAIERVTGTLGGRTGAFVLQHSATMNRGEPQLLITVVPDSGTGELTGLTGRMGIEITQGKHFYDFEYTLPAE, from the coding sequence ATGGCGAACAAGGTGCGCGGATCGTTTGAGGTCAAACTCGACCCCTTACCGACTTACAACACCACCGAGGGAAATCTGCTCGGCCACCTGTCGATCGACAAGCAATTCCACGGCGAGTTGGAGGCTACCAGCAAGGGCGAGATGTTGTCGGCTGGCACGGCAGTCAAAGGCTCAGCCGGGTACGTCGCGATCGAGCGCGTGACCGGGACACTCGGCGGCCGAACTGGTGCCTTCGTCCTCCAGCACAGCGCGACCATGAACCGGGGCGAGCCGCAACTGCTCATTACGGTGGTGCCGGATTCGGGAACGGGCGAGTTAACGGGGCTGACCGGACGAATGGGGATCGAGATCACACAAGGCAAACACTTCTACGACTTCGAGTACACCCTGCCGGCTGAATGA
- a CDS encoding M20 family metallopeptidase, with translation MTLDPRALLADLVKLPSVNPMGRTDVPANLAYEGRVTDYLEGHLRALGVPYERQQVASGRDNLVARYVPPGAPPFSVIWEAHQDTVPVDGMVIDPFAARVDGDRLYGRGACDVKAGIATMLTAFARLVHEKPAGSAAVVLAFTVDEEHTFLGVQHLMASGVRADCAVVAEPTGLEVVRAHKGVVRWAIETPGVACHSSRPERGVNAIYRMGRLLTRIDEYATALRGRPADPLLGPPTLSVGMIQGGASPNTVPDYCRIEIDRRLIPGESPAAAVADVTAFLRAAPEIDFPFTVVEPKLACPPLPPDGSEELTARLGRAIDAVAGSHRVAAVPYGTDASTIAAAGVPAVVFGPGDIAQAHTKDEWIDLPEVERAVEVLYRFACGK, from the coding sequence ATGACGCTCGATCCGCGCGCCCTGCTGGCCGATTTGGTCAAGCTCCCCTCGGTCAACCCGATGGGGCGGACGGACGTCCCGGCGAACCTTGCCTATGAAGGGCGGGTGACGGATTACCTGGAAGGGCACCTCCGCGCACTCGGGGTTCCTTACGAGCGGCAGCAGGTTGCCTCGGGCCGCGACAACCTCGTCGCCCGGTACGTTCCGCCGGGCGCCCCGCCGTTCAGCGTCATCTGGGAGGCGCACCAGGACACCGTTCCGGTGGACGGCATGGTGATCGATCCGTTCGCCGCGCGGGTGGACGGTGACCGGCTGTACGGCCGCGGGGCGTGCGACGTGAAAGCCGGCATCGCGACCATGCTGACCGCGTTCGCCCGGCTGGTCCACGAGAAGCCGGCCGGATCGGCGGCCGTCGTCCTCGCGTTCACCGTGGACGAGGAGCACACGTTCCTCGGCGTCCAGCACCTCATGGCGAGCGGGGTCCGGGCGGATTGCGCGGTGGTCGCCGAGCCGACCGGGCTGGAAGTCGTCCGCGCGCACAAGGGGGTCGTCCGGTGGGCGATCGAGACGCCCGGGGTGGCGTGCCACAGTTCGCGGCCGGAGCGCGGGGTGAACGCCATTTACCGGATGGGTCGGCTGCTCACCCGGATCGACGAGTACGCGACCGCCCTCCGCGGCCGGCCCGCCGACCCGCTCCTCGGCCCGCCGACTCTGAGTGTCGGCATGATCCAGGGTGGGGCGAGCCCGAACACCGTGCCCGATTACTGCCGGATCGAAATCGACCGCCGGCTGATCCCCGGCGAGAGCCCGGCCGCGGCCGTCGCGGACGTCACCGCGTTCCTCCGCGCGGCTCCCGAGATCGACTTCCCGTTCACGGTCGTCGAGCCCAAACTCGCGTGCCCGCCGCTGCCGCCGGACGGGTCGGAGGAACTGACCGCCCGCCTGGGCCGGGCGATCGACGCGGTGGCCGGTTCGCATCGCGTCGCAGCCGTGCCCTACGGGACCGACGCTTCGACGATCGCCGCGGCGGGGGTTCCGGCCGTCGTGTTCGGCCCCGGCGACATCGCGCAAGCCCACACGAAGGACGAGTGGATCGATCTGCCCGAGGTCGAGCGGGCGGTGGAGGTGCTGTACCGGTTCGCGTGCGGGAAATGA
- the ahr gene encoding NADPH-dependent aldehyde reductase Ahr, whose translation MPAIRAYAAQQAKGDLKPFEFDPGPLGDEHVEIRVTHCGLCHSDLSMLDNEWGMSKYPFVPGHEVVGTVGAIGSHVKTVTVGDRVGLGWYSESCLHCHQCLTGNHNLCPTVESTIVGRYGGFADRVRAHWLWATPLPDALDLAVAGPLFCGGVTVFNPVVQFGVLPTSRVGVVGIGGLGHLALQFLNKWGCEVTAFSSSAGKTDEAKKLGAHHVVNSRDDKEMAKLAGAFDFILVTVNVSLNWATYVNALAPRGRLHFVGAVPEPISLAAFPLIIGQKSISGSPLGSPATTATMLDFCGRHRIAPVIETFPMSKVNDALAHLRAGKARYRIVLKNDMAG comes from the coding sequence ATGCCCGCGATCCGCGCCTACGCCGCCCAGCAAGCCAAGGGCGACCTGAAGCCGTTCGAATTCGATCCCGGCCCCCTCGGCGACGAGCACGTCGAAATCCGCGTCACCCACTGCGGCCTCTGCCACTCCGACCTGTCCATGCTCGACAACGAGTGGGGTATGTCGAAATACCCCTTCGTCCCCGGCCACGAGGTCGTCGGCACGGTCGGGGCGATCGGGTCGCACGTGAAAACCGTGACGGTCGGCGACCGGGTCGGTCTGGGGTGGTATTCGGAAAGCTGCCTGCACTGCCACCAGTGCCTGACCGGGAACCACAACCTTTGCCCGACAGTCGAGTCGACCATCGTCGGCCGGTACGGCGGGTTCGCCGACCGCGTCCGCGCGCACTGGCTCTGGGCGACACCCCTGCCCGACGCCCTCGACCTGGCTGTGGCCGGCCCACTCTTCTGCGGCGGCGTAACCGTGTTCAACCCGGTCGTCCAGTTCGGCGTCCTGCCCACGAGCCGGGTCGGGGTCGTCGGGATCGGCGGGTTGGGGCACCTGGCGCTTCAATTCCTGAACAAGTGGGGCTGCGAGGTGACCGCGTTCTCGTCGTCGGCCGGGAAGACCGACGAGGCGAAGAAGCTCGGCGCCCACCACGTCGTGAACTCCCGGGACGACAAAGAAATGGCGAAGTTGGCTGGGGCGTTCGACTTCATCCTGGTCACGGTGAACGTTTCGCTGAACTGGGCCACGTACGTCAACGCCCTCGCCCCGCGGGGCCGGCTGCACTTCGTCGGCGCGGTCCCGGAGCCGATCTCGTTGGCCGCGTTCCCCCTGATTATCGGGCAGAAATCGATTTCCGGGTCGCCGCTCGGCAGCCCGGCGACGACCGCCACCATGCTCGACTTCTGCGGCCGGCACCGGATCGCGCCGGTCATCGAGACGTTCCCCATGTCCAAGGTCAACGACGCGCTGGCGCACCTGCGGGCCGGAAAAGCCCGCTACCGGATCGTGCTGAAAAACGACATGGCGGGGTGA
- a CDS encoding Gfo/Idh/MocA family protein — protein MSANKPSRRGFIKASATVGAAAGAALSMPATSYAKIVGANGKINVGFLGVGGRCQQHVDVILHMQKEGKPVTPFAVCDVWDGQAVQGVIKGRGLYPTAERCGIPKDDAKRVTKDYREVIGNKDVDVIVVATPDHWHARMAIDALEAGKDVYCEKPMTRTIPEAQAVVDAWNKSGRVMCVGVQSMADPTWAEAHKYIAEGNIGHVLQGQTSYYRNSSVGQWRYYPLTKEMSPKTVDWDMWLGTKFDVNGEKLGPSAKDAPFDRAVWAQWRCYWQFGGGMFTDLFVHQTTHLIRAMGVRYPRRVVGAGGLYLEYDTRDVPDTATVVADYDEGCQFVVAATMCNDTQLGEVIRGHLATIKFSSAINGDFIKGFEVYGQNIAGGPQKPGGAGATSRCTPTRARSTKKNRRWKSRRPTLCGTTSWNASAGRTGRRCARRTSGPPRSRP, from the coding sequence ATGTCCGCGAATAAACCGTCCCGCCGCGGGTTCATCAAGGCGTCGGCGACGGTCGGGGCCGCCGCCGGCGCCGCACTGTCGATGCCGGCCACGAGCTACGCCAAGATCGTCGGGGCCAACGGCAAAATCAACGTCGGCTTCCTCGGCGTCGGCGGCCGCTGCCAGCAGCACGTCGACGTGATCCTGCACATGCAAAAAGAGGGCAAGCCGGTCACCCCGTTCGCCGTCTGCGACGTGTGGGACGGGCAGGCCGTTCAGGGCGTGATCAAGGGTCGCGGGCTGTACCCGACCGCCGAGCGGTGCGGAATCCCGAAGGACGACGCCAAGCGCGTCACCAAGGACTACCGGGAAGTCATCGGGAACAAAGATGTCGACGTGATCGTCGTCGCGACTCCGGACCACTGGCACGCCCGGATGGCGATCGACGCCCTCGAAGCCGGCAAGGACGTGTACTGCGAAAAGCCGATGACCCGGACGATCCCCGAGGCCCAGGCTGTCGTGGACGCCTGGAACAAGTCCGGCCGCGTGATGTGCGTCGGCGTCCAGTCGATGGCCGACCCGACCTGGGCCGAGGCCCACAAGTACATCGCCGAAGGTAACATCGGGCACGTACTCCAGGGCCAGACCAGCTACTACCGGAACAGCAGCGTCGGCCAGTGGCGGTACTACCCGCTGACCAAGGAAATGTCCCCGAAGACGGTCGACTGGGACATGTGGCTGGGGACCAAGTTCGACGTGAACGGTGAGAAGCTCGGGCCGTCCGCGAAGGACGCGCCGTTCGACCGGGCCGTGTGGGCCCAGTGGCGGTGCTACTGGCAGTTCGGCGGCGGCATGTTCACCGACCTGTTCGTCCACCAGACGACGCACCTGATCCGGGCGATGGGCGTCCGCTACCCGCGGCGGGTGGTCGGGGCCGGCGGGCTCTACCTCGAGTACGACACCCGGGACGTGCCGGACACGGCCACCGTGGTCGCCGACTACGACGAGGGGTGCCAGTTCGTGGTCGCCGCGACCATGTGCAACGACACCCAGCTCGGCGAAGTCATCCGCGGCCACCTGGCCACGATCAAGTTCTCCTCCGCCATCAACGGCGACTTCATCAAGGGGTTCGAGGTGTACGGCCAGAACATCGCCGGCGGCCCGCAGAAGCCGGGGGGGGCGGGGGCGACAAGCCGGTGTACTCCTACGAGAGCCCGAAGTACAAAGAAAAATCGAAGATGGAAGAGCAGGCGACCTACGCTCTGTGGGACCACTTCCTGGAATGCGTCCGCGGGAAGAACCGGGAGACGCTGTGCACGCCGGACCTCGGGGCCGCCGCGTTCTCGACCGTGA
- a CDS encoding DUF1559 domain-containing protein — MEGSPGTRLTDITDGASQTLMVGERPPPDTYQAGWWYPGFHFSARGHRGPNGGLVAGAGLYFINDPCTIGKRTFGPGRLDNPCDRNHYWSLHPGGANFLFADGSVRFLSYAAEPIIIPLASINGGEIVQWPE; from the coding sequence TTGGAGGGCAGCCCCGGAACTCGGCTGACGGACATTACAGACGGTGCGTCGCAAACGCTCATGGTCGGGGAGCGACCGCCCCCCGACACATACCAGGCTGGGTGGTGGTACCCGGGGTTTCATTTTTCGGCGCGCGGGCACCGCGGACCGAACGGGGGGTTAGTTGCCGGCGCGGGCCTCTACTTTATCAATGATCCCTGCACGATAGGCAAGCGAACGTTCGGTCCCGGGCGCCTCGACAACCCGTGCGACCGGAACCATTACTGGAGCCTCCACCCGGGCGGGGCGAACTTCCTCTTCGCCGACGGGTCCGTCCGCTTCCTTTCCTACGCGGCCGAACCGATCATCATCCCGCTCGCTAGCATCAACGGCGGCGAAATTGTTCAATGGCCGGAGTAA
- a CDS encoding Gfo/Idh/MocA family protein, translated as MNAFNRREFLERSAILSAAVAAGASLPAGAAEAPVKTAARAANDRLRVAVVGVRGRGMSHVAGFLSKNANCTIDVVCDCDEAVIGKAVDSIKKAQGEAPRYEKDIRKVIDDKNIDVVSIATPNHWHALMAVWAMRAGKDVYVEKPATHNVHEGRLMIEAARKYNRICQVGTQSRSTTGMRAAIEFIHAGKIGKVDLAYATCYKPRNSIGKVDKPTAPPASMDYDLWCGPAPKLPVMRKGLHYDWHWIWAYGNGDLGNQGVHEMDKARWGLGQTTMPASVVSLGGRFGYVDDGETANTQLALFDYGSSHMIFEVRGLKTDDYKGVKVGNIWFGENGYVVCPSYSSGLAYDKDGKQIAKFGGGGDQSHFDNFVKGVRSRKLTDLNCEVAEGHLSAALCHLANISYRLGKETPFDANLTELAGTKDAAVVEAVSRMKLHLTDNKVDLAKAIGRVGPKLTIDPKTEKFTGSDVAKANDMLFREYRKGFDITEAV; from the coding sequence ATGAACGCGTTTAATCGTCGTGAATTCCTCGAACGGTCGGCGATCCTGTCCGCCGCCGTGGCGGCCGGCGCGAGCCTGCCCGCGGGCGCGGCCGAGGCGCCGGTCAAGACGGCCGCCCGCGCCGCCAACGACCGCCTCCGCGTCGCCGTCGTCGGGGTCCGCGGCCGGGGCATGAGCCACGTGGCGGGATTCCTCTCCAAGAACGCCAACTGCACCATCGATGTCGTGTGCGATTGCGACGAGGCCGTCATCGGCAAGGCGGTCGACTCGATCAAGAAGGCCCAGGGCGAGGCCCCGCGGTACGAAAAAGACATCCGCAAGGTGATCGACGACAAGAACATCGACGTCGTCTCGATCGCCACGCCGAATCACTGGCACGCGCTGATGGCCGTATGGGCCATGCGGGCCGGGAAGGACGTGTACGTCGAGAAGCCGGCCACCCACAACGTCCACGAAGGGCGGCTGATGATCGAAGCGGCCCGGAAGTACAACCGCATCTGCCAGGTCGGGACACAGAGCCGGAGTACGACCGGGATGCGGGCGGCGATCGAGTTCATCCACGCCGGCAAGATCGGCAAGGTCGACCTGGCGTACGCCACTTGCTACAAGCCGCGCAACAGCATCGGGAAGGTCGACAAGCCGACCGCCCCGCCGGCCTCGATGGACTACGACCTGTGGTGCGGCCCGGCCCCGAAGCTGCCGGTCATGCGGAAGGGCCTGCACTACGACTGGCACTGGATCTGGGCCTACGGCAACGGCGACCTGGGGAACCAGGGCGTTCACGAAATGGACAAGGCCCGGTGGGGCTTGGGCCAGACCACCATGCCGGCGTCCGTCGTTAGCCTCGGCGGGCGGTTCGGGTACGTCGACGACGGCGAGACGGCGAACACCCAGCTCGCCCTGTTCGATTACGGCAGCTCCCACATGATCTTCGAGGTCCGCGGGCTGAAGACGGACGATTACAAGGGCGTCAAAGTCGGGAACATCTGGTTCGGCGAAAACGGGTACGTCGTCTGCCCGAGCTACAGCAGTGGTCTGGCGTACGACAAGGACGGCAAGCAGATCGCGAAGTTCGGCGGCGGCGGGGACCAGTCGCACTTCGACAACTTCGTCAAGGGCGTTCGCAGCCGGAAGCTCACCGACCTGAACTGTGAAGTCGCTGAGGGGCACCTGTCGGCCGCCCTCTGTCACCTCGCGAACATCAGCTACCGGCTCGGCAAGGAAACCCCGTTCGACGCGAACCTGACCGAACTCGCCGGGACCAAGGACGCGGCCGTGGTCGAGGCCGTGTCCCGCATGAAGTTGCACCTCACGGACAACAAGGTCGATCTCGCCAAGGCGATCGGCCGCGTCGGCCCGAAACTGACCATCGACCCGAAGACCGAGAAGTTCACCGGGTCCGACGTGGCCAAGGCGAACGACATGCTCTTCCGCGAATACCGCAAGGGGTTCGACATCACGGAAGCGGTGTAA
- a CDS encoding M48 family metalloprotease, whose amino-acid sequence MRDSVLEQIRADQSLSEEERARAVAFFTNVPFSQLILDKEIASKLPDNTQFHYATFRWMILLSAASVLVGVAVFLLAGMCVVLSLYSQDVQYLSLLVGWHVLRICGAFQTAAQGILVVALSFWVTALWFNFFSVKLILVSGLLALVAVAVVIAAIFKRVKDDFVVAGQVLTKDDAAPIWDELRRICDKVGTQLPDQIIAGIDDNFFVTEREVIVGGKTYCGRTLFVSLSLLKQLQGSEAEAILAHEMAHFSGQDTLYSGKISPMLSRYDHYLLALRDGGLTAPIYYFMLFFRALYRLSLGRQSRRREHRADRIAVETTSAMDFAGGLLRTVAYSRYRNGVEQNLFKHERVLDAANVCERIEQGFHGYAACFVSGADIGQLASAHPFDSHPPLSQRLQAVGKPLESADTQTLLTTTGDGRWYQYIPSAEQMEREQWRQYEERFRLIHEHSLPFRFLPETPEECEIVVKTFPPLTAAGNQGVLDLDYEKMNYTTWPEPIRYAEITNLSLDQNRVLKIAYQRDGKQSQSIKMSTFSNQQEVINVINHYYGRYRAAADYQNRKRQEADSNK is encoded by the coding sequence ATGCGCGACTCCGTCCTCGAACAAATTCGCGCGGATCAATCACTCTCCGAGGAAGAACGCGCACGGGCCGTCGCGTTCTTCACCAATGTCCCCTTCTCTCAGCTCATCTTGGACAAGGAAATCGCGTCGAAATTGCCCGACAACACCCAATTCCACTACGCGACCTTTCGCTGGATGATCTTGCTGTCTGCCGCATCGGTGCTGGTCGGGGTCGCCGTGTTCCTGCTCGCCGGGATGTGCGTGGTGCTGTCGCTCTATTCGCAGGACGTTCAGTATCTCAGCCTCTTGGTCGGTTGGCACGTTCTACGGATCTGCGGCGCCTTTCAGACGGCGGCACAAGGGATTCTGGTCGTCGCCTTATCGTTCTGGGTCACGGCTTTGTGGTTCAATTTCTTTTCCGTAAAGCTGATCCTGGTTTCCGGCCTACTGGCACTGGTCGCGGTCGCCGTCGTGATCGCCGCCATCTTCAAGCGGGTCAAAGACGACTTCGTTGTCGCGGGCCAGGTACTTACGAAGGACGATGCCGCGCCCATTTGGGACGAGTTGCGCCGGATCTGCGACAAGGTGGGAACCCAACTTCCGGACCAAATCATTGCCGGGATCGACGACAACTTTTTCGTGACCGAGCGCGAGGTGATCGTCGGGGGCAAGACGTACTGCGGGCGAACGCTCTTTGTCAGCCTGTCGCTCCTCAAACAGTTGCAGGGTAGCGAGGCGGAAGCGATTCTGGCGCACGAGATGGCGCATTTCAGTGGTCAGGACACCCTGTACTCCGGCAAGATTTCACCGATGCTGAGCCGTTACGACCACTACCTGCTCGCGCTCCGCGACGGCGGTTTGACGGCGCCGATCTACTACTTCATGCTGTTCTTCCGGGCGCTCTACCGACTCTCACTTGGCAGGCAGAGCCGCCGGCGAGAACACCGCGCCGACCGGATTGCCGTGGAAACGACCTCGGCAATGGATTTCGCCGGCGGCCTTCTGCGAACGGTCGCCTACTCCCGGTACCGGAATGGCGTGGAGCAAAATCTCTTCAAACACGAGCGGGTATTGGATGCCGCCAACGTGTGCGAGCGGATCGAACAGGGGTTTCACGGCTATGCGGCGTGCTTCGTGTCGGGGGCGGACATCGGCCAACTGGCTTCGGCCCACCCCTTCGACTCTCACCCGCCGCTGTCTCAGCGGTTGCAAGCCGTCGGTAAGCCGCTCGAGTCCGCGGACACCCAAACCTTACTGACGACCACCGGAGACGGCAGGTGGTATCAGTACATCCCGTCGGCCGAACAGATGGAACGCGAGCAGTGGCGGCAGTACGAGGAACGATTTCGCTTGATCCACGAACACTCTCTGCCCTTCCGCTTCCTCCCCGAGACCCCGGAGGAGTGCGAGATCGTGGTCAAAACTTTTCCGCCGCTCACCGCAGCCGGTAACCAGGGGGTACTCGATCTCGACTACGAAAAAATGAATTACACGACTTGGCCCGAGCCGATTCGATACGCGGAGATCACGAACCTGTCCCTGGACCAAAACAGGGTGCTGAAGATCGCCTACCAGCGCGACGGCAAACAATCGCAGTCCATCAAGATGTCGACGTTTTCCAACCAACAGGAAGTCATCAACGTCATCAATCACTACTACGGGCGGTACCGGGCCGCGGCGGATTATCAGAATCGGAAGAGGCAGGAGGCCGACTCGAACAAATAG